A single window of Methanothermobacter marburgensis str. Marburg DNA harbors:
- the cdhD gene encoding CO dehydrogenase/acetyl-CoA synthase subunit delta has product MDKLTELLKLLQNTESIEINEFRIDVDELELYLMPVVQQAIQKTVEVREAVEALPEEEFEPPVKTYPGEVAQVKLGEGTRKPVYLGGQKALYRFEEPQPNPPVVTFDVFDIPMPGLPRPIREHFSDVMEDPGDWARKAVKEYGANMVTIHLIGTGPKVMDKSPREAANDIEEVLQAVDVPLVIGGSGDPEKDPLVLEKAAEAAEGERCLLASANLDLDYRKVARAALDHNHAVLSWAITDVNMQKTLNRYLMKEGLSREDIVMDPTTCALGYGIEFSIDVITRTRLAALKGDADLQMPMSSGTTNAWGSREAWMKKDEWGPTDYRGPLWEIVTGLTMMLSGVDIFMMLHPTSVRLLREIGETFTREYMTTETPDLREWITELEY; this is encoded by the coding sequence ATGGATAAATTAACGGAACTTCTGAAATTACTTCAGAACACGGAATCCATCGAAATAAATGAGTTCAGGATTGATGTTGACGAACTTGAACTCTACCTGATGCCTGTGGTTCAGCAGGCCATCCAGAAAACAGTTGAGGTTAGGGAGGCAGTTGAGGCACTCCCTGAGGAGGAATTTGAACCACCGGTAAAGACATACCCTGGTGAGGTTGCCCAGGTGAAACTGGGTGAGGGTACAAGGAAACCTGTTTACCTTGGCGGTCAGAAGGCCCTCTACAGATTTGAGGAACCCCAGCCAAACCCACCGGTGGTTACATTCGACGTCTTTGACATACCCATGCCGGGTCTCCCAAGGCCGATAAGGGAGCACTTCAGCGACGTCATGGAGGACCCTGGCGACTGGGCCAGGAAGGCGGTAAAGGAGTATGGTGCCAACATGGTCACAATACACCTCATCGGAACAGGACCCAAGGTAATGGACAAGTCACCGAGGGAGGCTGCAAATGACATTGAGGAGGTCCTCCAGGCCGTTGATGTCCCCCTGGTAATCGGGGGCTCAGGGGACCCTGAAAAGGATCCACTGGTTCTTGAAAAGGCTGCCGAGGCCGCCGAGGGCGAAAGGTGTCTCCTGGCATCAGCAAACCTGGACCTTGACTACAGAAAGGTTGCAAGGGCAGCCCTTGACCACAACCACGCGGTCCTATCATGGGCCATAACAGACGTCAACATGCAGAAAACCCTCAACCGTTACCTCATGAAGGAGGGCCTTAGTAGAGAGGACATAGTGATGGACCCAACAACCTGTGCACTGGGTTACGGTATAGAATTTTCAATAGACGTCATCACAAGGACAAGGCTCGCGGCCCTCAAGGGTGATGCAGACCTTCAGATGCCAATGTCCTCTGGAACAACCAACGCGTGGGGTTCAAGGGAGGCCTGGATGAAGAAGGATGAATGGGGACCCACAGACTACAGGGGCCCTCTATGGGAGATAGTAACCGGACTTACAATGATGCTCTCAGGTGTGGATATATTCATGATGCTCCACCCAACATCTGTGAGGCTTCTGCGGGAGATAGGGGAAACCTTCACAAGGGAATACATGACGACCGAAACACCTGATCTCCGGGAATGGATAACTGAACTTGAATATTGA
- the acsC gene encoding acetyl-CoA decarbonylase/synthase complex subunit gamma: MQVTAMDVYRLLPKTNCGKCDESSCMAFATKLIEKELTLDDCPQLSGDERQKLEDLLAPAVREITFGPEKNQVVVGGDEVLYRFELTYYNPTALVVDLPDDLPSEEIRKRASDIMNLKFERTGEELTLDAIALRNKSGSPEKFAEAAGTLAELNFPVVLCTFDPEAMRAALEVLGDQRPLMYAATKDNLQEMADLSISYGCPLVLFSPGDLEEMKNLTRRLRAMGLTEIILDPGTFTGEGIGDTIDNFVMIRRLAVEERDEDFRFPIMGIPALSRLSGGDPVEDNIKEATVAATLMNRYADILILGGTDIWELMPILTLRQGLYTDPRKPQTVDPGIYEFGDVDENSPVILTTNFSLTYYTVEGDLKAGDVTAYLLVLDTEGRAVDVSLAGGQLTGTAVADLIKDSGIEDRVKDRVLIIPGLAAPASGEIEDDTGWKVLVGPRDSSGIPDYLEKLASE; encoded by the coding sequence TTGCAGGTAACTGCCATGGATGTATACCGATTACTTCCAAAAACAAACTGTGGTAAATGTGACGAGTCATCATGCATGGCCTTCGCCACAAAACTCATAGAAAAGGAACTCACACTGGATGACTGCCCGCAGCTCAGTGGGGATGAAAGACAGAAGCTCGAGGACCTCCTTGCGCCGGCTGTGAGGGAAATCACCTTCGGCCCAGAAAAGAACCAGGTGGTGGTTGGGGGTGATGAGGTCCTCTACAGGTTTGAACTCACATACTATAACCCCACAGCCCTCGTGGTTGATCTTCCAGATGACCTACCATCAGAGGAGATCAGGAAGAGGGCCAGTGATATCATGAATCTTAAATTCGAGCGTACCGGTGAGGAACTGACCCTGGATGCCATAGCGCTCAGGAACAAATCAGGAAGCCCTGAAAAATTTGCAGAGGCAGCAGGGACCCTGGCTGAACTTAACTTCCCTGTTGTTCTATGCACATTCGATCCAGAGGCAATGAGGGCTGCCCTCGAGGTCCTGGGGGATCAGAGGCCCCTCATGTATGCGGCTACAAAGGACAACCTCCAGGAGATGGCTGATCTTTCCATTTCATACGGCTGCCCCCTGGTGCTCTTCTCACCGGGGGACCTTGAGGAGATGAAGAACCTCACAAGAAGACTGCGGGCAATGGGCCTTACTGAAATTATCCTGGACCCCGGAACATTCACAGGTGAGGGAATAGGCGACACCATAGACAACTTTGTCATGATAAGGCGCCTTGCAGTTGAGGAAAGGGATGAGGACTTCCGCTTCCCCATCATGGGCATACCAGCACTCTCAAGGCTTTCAGGAGGGGATCCAGTTGAGGATAACATAAAGGAGGCCACTGTTGCAGCCACACTCATGAACCGCTACGCCGACATTCTTATACTCGGAGGAACAGATATCTGGGAACTTATGCCCATACTCACCCTCAGACAGGGCCTCTACACTGATCCAAGGAAGCCACAGACTGTTGATCCGGGAATATATGAGTTTGGAGACGTTGATGAGAACTCCCCTGTGATACTCACAACCAACTTCTCACTCACATACTACACAGTGGAGGGTGACCTCAAGGCAGGTGATGTTACGGCATATCTCCTTGTGCTTGACACAGAGGGAAGGGCTGTGGACGTTTCACTGGCTGGAGGACAGCTCACGGGAACCGCAGTGGCTGACCTTATAAAGGATAGTGGTATAGAGGATAGGGTAAAGGATAGGGTTCTCATCATTCCTGGACTTGCGGCACCTGCTAGTGGTGAAATAGAAGATGATACTGGATGGAAGGTGCTTGTGGGGCCAAGGGATTCCTCAGGGATACCTGACTACCTTGAAAAACTGGCATCGGAGTAG
- a CDS encoding 4Fe-4S binding protein → MLMVIDPARCSGCDDCINACKKTHGVARVRKADRMPVFCLQCHPEKAPCARICPVGAIREVDGALVIDEDACILCKLCMVACPAGMIVLDSEKKSAEKCTLCMDADCLLPACVDACKENVLKLVSVDDLADLRDRMEFSEVLEEAMKIYRGKVN, encoded by the coding sequence ATGCTGATGGTAATTGACCCTGCAAGGTGCAGTGGCTGCGATGACTGCATAAATGCATGCAAAAAGACTCATGGTGTTGCAAGGGTCAGGAAGGCCGACAGGATGCCTGTATTCTGTCTTCAGTGCCACCCTGAGAAGGCCCCCTGCGCAAGGATATGTCCTGTTGGCGCCATAAGGGAGGTTGATGGGGCGCTTGTGATTGATGAGGACGCATGCATACTCTGCAAGCTGTGTATGGTTGCCTGCCCCGCAGGAATGATAGTTCTTGATTCTGAAAAGAAATCAGCAGAAAAGTGTACGCTCTGTATGGATGCCGACTGTCTGCTGCCTGCATGTGTGGATGCATGTAAGGAGAATGTCCTTAAACTGGTATCTGTGGATGACCTTGCTGATCTCAGGGATCGCATGGAGTTCAGTGAGGTCCTTGAGGAGGCAATGAAGATCTACAGGGGCAAGGTTAACTAG
- a CDS encoding HEAT repeat domain-containing protein, protein MYALIRDSIHYGGFFIFLDIEKLLKEGDVQSLMEALESDDYTVRLDAALALEELADERSVTALIDALRYEEWQRDYPILGGVRAAAARALGNIGDPSAIEPLIGSLEDPDIDVRISVLKSLSRFGDKRSVDAVEGYLNDPIEDVRKNALITLAELDPKRGLKKALAALNDRSWVVRKAAARVIRNLGDERCLEVLTDKLNDPDMEVRRQIVLAVVNLGETAVEPLLEKLSDPSWQTRAVLVEALGEIGSKRAVPYLKRMVSGRKRDKNRYVRGKVAEALGLIGDPDALESLIEALNDPYLFVRRKARAAIDLIDVEPYLERFDNGEISFRYPIFWDLLEVKDGEKLIKASCKEHGLKISVKRKEAVGVTAEEFSDILIDVLSMRGLFNITRGSVTVDSEHGCMVTGETKKYRIVAFIFKKKGYIYYIYFKGPVENITESYKYIRVLINTLHVEI, encoded by the coding sequence ATGTATGCTTTAATCAGGGATAGCATACATTATGGGGGGTTTTTTATATTCCTAGACATCGAGAAGCTTCTGAAAGAGGGGGATGTTCAAAGTCTCATGGAGGCTCTTGAAAGTGATGATTACACCGTAAGACTGGATGCCGCCCTTGCCCTTGAAGAGCTTGCAGATGAGCGATCAGTCACGGCCCTGATTGATGCCCTCAGATATGAAGAATGGCAGAGGGACTACCCAATACTTGGGGGTGTTAGGGCCGCAGCAGCTAGGGCACTGGGGAATATAGGTGATCCAAGCGCGATTGAACCGCTGATAGGTTCCCTTGAGGACCCTGATATTGATGTCAGAATCAGTGTACTGAAATCTCTTTCTAGGTTCGGGGATAAAAGGTCAGTTGATGCTGTTGAAGGATATTTAAATGACCCCATTGAGGATGTAAGAAAAAATGCCCTCATCACCCTTGCAGAACTGGACCCTAAGAGGGGACTCAAAAAGGCACTGGCTGCGCTTAACGACAGGTCATGGGTTGTGAGAAAGGCCGCTGCAAGGGTCATCAGAAATCTGGGTGATGAGAGGTGTCTTGAGGTCCTTACTGATAAACTCAACGACCCTGACATGGAGGTCCGGCGCCAGATTGTCCTTGCAGTTGTGAATCTTGGTGAAACAGCAGTTGAACCCCTTCTTGAAAAACTTTCTGATCCCTCATGGCAGACAAGGGCCGTCCTTGTTGAAGCTCTTGGGGAGATAGGGTCAAAAAGGGCTGTTCCCTACCTCAAAAGGATGGTCTCAGGCAGAAAAAGGGACAAAAACCGCTATGTTCGTGGAAAGGTGGCAGAGGCCCTGGGGCTTATAGGGGACCCCGATGCCCTTGAATCACTCATAGAGGCCCTCAATGATCCGTACCTTTTTGTTAGAAGAAAGGCCCGCGCAGCGATAGACCTGATCGATGTGGAACCATACCTGGAGAGATTCGATAATGGGGAGATAAGCTTCAGGTACCCCATTTTCTGGGACCTCCTGGAGGTTAAGGATGGTGAAAAACTTATTAAAGCTTCATGTAAGGAACATGGGCTTAAAATATCCGTTAAGAGAAAGGAAGCCGTCGGAGTGACTGCTGAAGAATTTTCAGATATCTTGATTGACGTTCTGAGCATGAGGGGTCTTTTTAACATCACGCGGGGATCCGTTACCGTGGACAGCGAACATGGATGCATGGTAACCGGTGAAACAAAGAAATACAGGATAGTGGCATTCATCTTCAAAAAGAAGGGCTACATATATTACATATACTTCAAAGGGCCAGTTGAAAACATTACTGAGTCCTACAAATATATTAGGGTGTTGATAAACACCCTTCACGTGGAAATCTAG
- a CDS encoding geranylgeranyl reductase family protein: MKYDLVVVGGRVAGSIAAYHAAKNGLHVLMLEGNPEIGTPVQCAGGVSDSFFKSTGIKPLPEFTCTRINSATINGPYGASITTRNPIIKGYIIERKIFDKYLALRATEAGADVLAGSRVNDLIFHDGSVSGVKFRGPDGTHEVESSIVIAADGIQSGIGRMAGLDTRFRPGELCSCAQYEVAGFDVDDETMEFYFGSTFAPSGYLWVFPKGDGRANVGVGIRRTTCSDNSPLHYLNQFISRAGCSRLEFNAGAVPIAGPIRKTYTDSLLVVGDAAGQVDPLTGGGIHVAAKCAMIAADVATEAVESQRTDSGFLSKYESTWHERIGKNLERSLKFRKVLDGLSDDELDSLIRSFEGKALNSISKISLLKILRDYPGILKMLKCML, from the coding sequence ATGAAGTATGATCTTGTTGTTGTCGGGGGTCGTGTGGCAGGTTCCATAGCAGCATACCATGCAGCAAAAAATGGTCTGCATGTCCTCATGCTCGAAGGAAACCCTGAGATAGGAACTCCTGTACAGTGCGCCGGGGGAGTGAGCGACAGCTTCTTCAAATCAACAGGTATAAAACCCCTTCCCGAGTTCACATGTACAAGAATAAATTCTGCTACGATCAACGGACCATATGGTGCAAGCATAACAACCAGAAACCCAATTATAAAGGGTTACATCATTGAAAGAAAGATTTTTGATAAATACCTCGCTTTGCGCGCTACTGAAGCCGGGGCGGATGTGCTTGCAGGGTCCCGCGTGAATGACCTAATATTCCACGATGGATCCGTCTCCGGTGTTAAATTCAGGGGTCCCGATGGAACCCATGAGGTTGAATCAAGTATTGTAATTGCAGCGGACGGCATTCAGTCAGGTATTGGCCGTATGGCGGGGCTCGATACACGTTTCAGGCCGGGAGAACTGTGCTCCTGTGCCCAGTATGAGGTCGCAGGTTTCGATGTGGACGATGAGACCATGGAATTCTACTTCGGGAGTACCTTTGCTCCATCAGGTTACCTCTGGGTCTTCCCAAAGGGTGATGGGAGGGCAAATGTTGGTGTGGGCATAAGGAGAACAACATGCTCTGATAATAGTCCGCTACATTATCTTAACCAGTTCATCTCCAGGGCAGGCTGCAGCAGGCTGGAGTTCAACGCAGGTGCTGTACCCATTGCCGGCCCCATCAGGAAGACATACACAGACAGCCTGCTTGTAGTTGGTGACGCAGCGGGTCAGGTTGATCCCCTCACGGGTGGTGGTATACACGTTGCAGCGAAGTGTGCGATGATAGCCGCAGATGTGGCTACTGAAGCGGTTGAATCACAGAGAACCGATTCAGGCTTCCTCTCAAAGTATGAGAGCACATGGCATGAGCGGATAGGTAAAAATCTTGAGAGATCACTTAAATTTAGGAAGGTACTTGATGGTTTAAGTGATGATGAACTCGATTCACTCATAAGATCCTTTGAGGGAAAAGCTTTAAATTCCATCTCAAAAATATCACTCCTTAAGATTCTGAGGGATTATCCCGGGATCTTAAAGATGCTCAAATGTATGCTTTAA
- a CDS encoding 4Fe-4S binding protein — translation MKHDPSRCMRCGACVNVCPSGALELEDTLLMGDGCLECLACAAVCPVDAMECQDEV, via the coding sequence TTGAAACACGATCCATCAAGGTGTATGCGCTGCGGTGCCTGTGTGAATGTCTGTCCATCAGGTGCCCTGGAACTGGAGGACACCCTCCTCATGGGGGATGGGTGCCTGGAGTGTCTTGCCTGTGCTGCAGTCTGCCCTGTGGATGCAATGGAGTGTCAGGATGAAGTATGA
- a CDS encoding metallophosphoesterase family protein, whose translation MEKKIAQISDIHFGEKNFSSKLRENLLGQLQDENPDLIVVSGDLTTEGYAHEYELAAEFADELRSITATYIIPGNHDARNVGLVHFEKMIGKRKFVHHDSEFAVIGLDSSEPDINDGQIGMDQLEWLARELERVPDHLCKIVTFHHHLLPIPNTGRERNILLDSGDLLRLLNSYGVDFVLNGHKHVPNVWMIEGMVTLNSGTATTRKLRGETFPSHNQLRIDEDRISVDLINTENGSKREMASYSVKVEDEEYMICSYVHPEGPL comes from the coding sequence ATGGAGAAGAAAATTGCTCAGATTTCAGACATACATTTCGGTGAAAAGAATTTCTCCAGCAAGCTCAGGGAGAATCTTCTGGGACAGCTTCAGGATGAAAATCCTGACCTCATAGTTGTTTCGGGTGACCTCACCACAGAGGGCTATGCTCATGAGTATGAACTTGCGGCTGAATTTGCAGATGAACTGCGGTCAATCACAGCAACATATATAATTCCAGGCAACCACGATGCAAGGAACGTTGGGCTGGTGCACTTTGAAAAGATGATAGGTAAGAGGAAGTTTGTCCATCATGACTCAGAATTTGCTGTTATAGGTCTTGATTCATCTGAACCTGACATAAATGACGGTCAGATAGGGATGGATCAGCTTGAATGGCTTGCAAGGGAACTTGAAAGGGTTCCTGATCACCTATGCAAGATAGTTACATTTCACCACCATCTGCTACCCATACCAAACACCGGACGTGAGAGGAACATACTGCTGGATTCAGGCGATCTCCTCAGACTCCTCAATTCATATGGTGTTGATTTCGTGCTCAATGGACATAAGCATGTGCCCAATGTCTGGATGATTGAAGGGATGGTTACACTGAATTCAGGCACAGCCACAACAAGGAAGCTTAGGGGTGAGACTTTCCCTTCCCATAACCAACTGAGGATAGATGAGGATAGGATCTCTGTTGACCTTATAAACACCGAGAATGGTTCTAAAAGGGAAATGGCCAGTTATTCTGTTAAGGTTGAGGATGAAGAATACATGATATGTTCATATGTACATCCAGAAGGCCCCCTTTAA
- a CDS encoding phosphate signaling complex PhoU family protein produces the protein MKNKTKNATLKSIIDVILYENPSTQDEIAERLGITRRYVTKLLQPLIKEGVVRRAYIVDIKKFEEFPELFGEEVTSREYAGSFFIKEILRDMAQHVCKQLRKSFRSLEEYDEDLANEALKMDYITNTMHEKVRSSVDTAIAMNPYSEFSKTMAFTEIAYDLERIGDHSAIIANFAVKESYEVDPAMMEYLREMFSIAVEMVNTAMDAFLNEKLELKAKLMSLEDDIHRVQKNALNCVATQMAETPFEDKERSTYYISLSRVVKTFERIADISIEIFDTAGEYYRNIPRTTTPERFRRREREGT, from the coding sequence ATGAAAAATAAAACAAAAAATGCAACACTCAAGTCAATCATAGATGTTATACTCTATGAGAACCCATCCACACAGGATGAGATTGCAGAAAGGCTTGGAATAACAAGGCGGTATGTTACCAAACTCCTCCAGCCCTTAATAAAGGAGGGTGTTGTGAGAAGGGCCTACATTGTGGATATAAAGAAATTTGAGGAATTCCCGGAGCTTTTTGGAGAGGAGGTTACATCCCGGGAATACGCCGGAAGCTTTTTTATCAAGGAGATACTCAGAGACATGGCACAGCATGTCTGCAAACAGCTCAGGAAGTCATTCAGGTCCCTTGAGGAATACGACGAGGACCTTGCAAATGAGGCCCTGAAGATGGACTACATAACAAACACCATGCACGAGAAGGTGAGGTCCTCTGTTGATACAGCCATAGCAATGAACCCCTACTCAGAGTTCAGCAAGACAATGGCATTCACAGAGATTGCCTATGACCTTGAAAGGATAGGTGATCACTCTGCAATAATAGCCAACTTCGCAGTTAAGGAGTCCTATGAGGTTGACCCTGCGATGATGGAGTACCTCCGGGAGATGTTTTCAATTGCTGTTGAGATGGTGAATACAGCAATGGACGCATTCCTCAACGAGAAACTTGAACTCAAGGCAAAACTCATGTCCCTTGAGGACGATATTCATAGGGTCCAGAAGAACGCCCTTAACTGTGTGGCCACACAGATGGCCGAAACACCATTTGAGGATAAGGAACGCTCAACCTATTACATATCCCTTTCAAGGGTTGTGAAGACCTTTGAGAGAATAGCGGATATTTCAATTGAGATATTCGATACTGCAGGGGAATATTACAGGAACATACCGAGAACAACAACACCTGAGCGCTTCAGGAGGCGTGAGAGGGAGGGCACGTAA
- a CDS encoding citryl-CoA lyase: MISEGIINDILKVKNPKWRTSITRVEPNRIVTRGYSQEDLIGGVSFSEMVYLLIRGELPPGNVARMLEAVLVSFCDHGVTPPSTQAARMIASAGSPVHACIAGGLLAFGKNHAGAIERSMKLFQETVSGCESEDEIPEAALRLVDDHLRRNRKVPGFGHRYHNADPRAVRLLDLAEEYDCVGPHTRLAVEVQNILLERKGVRMNVDGANAGILSDMGFDWRTGAGVFMIGRLPGLISHVYEEKVREPAFRKFFDIEEIHYDGEEKRILETDYRSLEGAELCRTMNTKEPGRE, translated from the coding sequence ATGATATCTGAAGGAATAATTAATGATATACTGAAGGTAAAAAATCCGAAGTGGAGGACTTCCATTACGAGGGTTGAGCCTAATCGGATTGTTACCAGGGGTTATTCTCAGGAGGATTTGATTGGTGGTGTTTCTTTTTCTGAGATGGTTTACCTGTTGATTAGGGGTGAGCTTCCTCCTGGTAATGTTGCGAGGATGCTGGAGGCTGTCCTGGTGTCTTTCTGTGATCATGGTGTGACTCCGCCCAGTACGCAGGCTGCCCGTATGATTGCCTCTGCTGGTTCTCCGGTGCATGCGTGTATTGCTGGTGGTCTTCTGGCCTTTGGTAAGAATCATGCCGGGGCTATTGAGAGGTCCATGAAGCTTTTCCAGGAGACGGTTTCAGGGTGTGAGTCTGAGGATGAGATTCCTGAGGCTGCTCTTAGGCTGGTGGATGATCATCTGCGGAGGAACCGGAAGGTGCCTGGTTTCGGGCACAGGTATCATAATGCGGATCCCCGGGCTGTGCGGCTCCTGGACCTTGCAGAGGAGTACGACTGTGTCGGCCCCCATACAAGGCTTGCGGTTGAGGTTCAGAACATACTCCTTGAGCGTAAGGGTGTCAGGATGAACGTTGACGGTGCCAACGCCGGAATACTCTCAGATATGGGTTTTGACTGGCGCACAGGTGCAGGGGTGTTCATGATAGGACGGCTTCCAGGACTCATATCCCACGTATACGAGGAAAAGGTGCGTGAACCAGCCTTCAGAAAATTCTTCGACATCGAAGAAATACACTACGACGGCGAGGAGAAAAGAATATTAGAGACAGATTACAGATCCCTTGAAGGGGCAGAACTATGCAGGACGATGAATACGAAAGAGCCCGGAAGAGAGTAG
- a CDS encoding phosphate ABC transporter substrate-binding protein, whose translation MDTKLIIGIVVAIVIIAGAVLALGGGGQQEKIDIVGSTSVQPVAEKLAAEYMKKHPNVKINVQGGGSSVGIKSAQDGTADIGTSSKELKPDEKKGLTEYMIGKDGIAVIVNSKNTVSDLSKDQVKDIFSGKITNWKEVGGPDAKITVITREDGSGTRKAFEEIVMGKETKIKKDAIVESSTEAVKQAVKQDANAIGFISLANLDETVKALKIDGVTPSEQTVADGSYKIQRPFLFLVKGSAQGAVKDFIDWVLSPEGQAIVKSEKVVPAKA comes from the coding sequence ATGGACACCAAACTGATCATAGGAATAGTCGTAGCAATTGTAATTATTGCTGGCGCAGTCCTGGCACTTGGAGGAGGCGGACAGCAGGAAAAGATCGACATTGTTGGTTCAACTTCTGTTCAGCCGGTTGCCGAAAAACTTGCAGCTGAATACATGAAAAAGCACCCCAACGTTAAGATAAACGTCCAGGGCGGAGGATCCAGTGTGGGAATCAAGAGCGCCCAGGATGGTACCGCAGACATCGGAACAAGTTCAAAGGAACTTAAACCCGATGAGAAGAAAGGTCTGACAGAGTACATGATAGGTAAGGACGGTATTGCAGTAATTGTAAACAGCAAGAACACGGTCTCAGACCTCTCAAAGGACCAGGTGAAGGACATTTTCAGTGGAAAGATAACCAACTGGAAAGAGGTCGGAGGACCAGATGCAAAGATAACAGTGATAACACGTGAAGACGGTTCTGGAACCCGAAAGGCCTTCGAAGAAATTGTGATGGGTAAGGAAACCAAGATAAAGAAGGACGCCATAGTTGAAAGTTCAACAGAGGCTGTTAAGCAGGCTGTTAAGCAGGATGCAAACGCCATAGGTTTCATATCACTTGCAAACCTCGACGAAACAGTGAAGGCCCTAAAGATTGATGGTGTGACCCCATCTGAACAGACAGTTGCAGATGGATCATACAAGATACAGAGGCCATTCCTCTTCCTGGTCAAGGGCAGCGCACAGGGAGCAGTCAAGGACTTCATTGACTGGGTCCTCAGCCCAGAAGGACAGGCAATAGTCAAATCAGAAAAGGTGGTCCCAGCAAAGGCCTAG
- a CDS encoding phosphate ABC transporter substrate-binding protein, translated as MDVKPRNILILIIIIALAYFMIKPGSDYERIEIAGSTSVQPVAEKLAEEYMKDHPNVRINVQGGGSGMGIRTVQQGVVDIGTSSKALKSDEKDGLKEYVIGKDGIVIAVNHQNPVDDLTTEQLRDIFSGKIRNWKEVGGPDAEIHVIVREEGSGTRSSFKSLVMKDEKIRSDAIVQGSTESVKQAIKSDPYAVGFVSMAHMSSDVKALEVNGITPSETTVADGSYPLVVPFEFITRGEPVGVVKDFIDWVFSPEGQAIVRSQKVVPAIANVSDDT; from the coding sequence ATGGATGTAAAACCACGAAACATTCTCATACTAATCATTATCATCGCACTCGCATACTTCATGATCAAACCTGGTTCAGATTATGAGAGAATTGAAATTGCAGGCTCAACCTCTGTACAGCCAGTTGCTGAAAAACTCGCCGAGGAATACATGAAGGACCACCCAAATGTCAGGATAAACGTCCAGGGCGGGGGTTCTGGGATGGGTATAAGGACAGTACAGCAGGGGGTTGTTGATATAGGAACAAGTTCAAAGGCCCTCAAATCCGATGAGAAGGATGGGCTTAAGGAATATGTTATAGGGAAGGATGGCATAGTTATAGCTGTCAACCACCAGAACCCTGTCGATGACCTCACAACAGAACAGCTGAGAGATATCTTCAGCGGGAAGATCCGTAACTGGAAAGAGGTTGGAGGCCCAGATGCCGAGATACATGTTATAGTACGTGAGGAGGGCTCAGGAACCAGAAGCTCATTCAAATCACTTGTAATGAAGGATGAAAAGATAAGGTCAGATGCAATTGTCCAGGGGTCCACGGAATCCGTTAAACAGGCGATAAAGAGTGACCCCTATGCTGTGGGTTTTGTCTCAATGGCCCATATGAGTTCAGATGTAAAGGCACTTGAGGTGAACGGAATAACCCCCTCTGAGACCACAGTGGCCGATGGTTCCTATCCCCTTGTTGTTCCATTTGAATTCATAACCAGGGGGGAACCTGTGGGGGTTGTGAAGGACTTCATTGACTGGGTCTTTTCACCGGAGGGACAGGCGATTGTCAGGAGCCAGAAGGTTGTCCCTGCAATAGCAAATGTCTCAGATGATACCTAG